Proteins found in one Oryza glaberrima chromosome 4, OglaRS2, whole genome shotgun sequence genomic segment:
- the LOC127770239 gene encoding metal tolerance protein C4 produces MRRPFAAAAALRLRLLSSSSSSSSSSSSLPRLPSSPYPLHHLLLLSRRSGDHHDHDHPSPPPPFSPRPLLASGVLGLSRWRARARALPPAPSPPRGPVADAPPVRLTLSRSYSLRVAKAKKKAHFDDEHSHRAVNTALWCNFLVFSLKFGVWLSTSSHVMLAELVHSVADFANQALLAYGLSSSRRAPDALHPYGYSKERFVWSLISAVGIFCLGSGATIVHGVQNLWNSQPPENIHYAALVIGGSFLIEGASLLVAIKAVRKGAAAEGMSIRDYIWRGHDPTSVAVMTEDGAAVTGLAIAGASLVAVQTTGNAMYDPIGSIIVGNLLGMVAIFLIQRNRHALIGRAIDDHDMQRVLEFLKADPVVDALYDCKSEVIGPGFFRFKAEIDFNGVVLVQNYLERTGRGEWAKQFREASLSEDDTELIRVMSNYGEDVVEALGYEVDRLESEIQKIVPGIKHVDIEAHNPEGLSL; encoded by the exons ATGcgccgccccttcgccgccgccgcggccctccgcctccgcctcctctcctcgtctagctcctcctcctcatcctcctcctccctcccccgcctcccctcctcgccctaccctctccaccacctcctcctcctctcccgccgcagCGGCGACCACCACGACCACGACCACCCgtcgccccctcctcccttctcgcCCCGCCCGCTCCTCGCCTCGGGGGTCCTAGGGCTAAGCCggtggcgggcgcgggcgcgggcccTCCCCccggccccgtcgccgccgcgcggccccgTAGCCGACGCGCCTCCCGTACGGCTCACCCTCTCCCGCA GTTATTCTCTTCGTGTCGCCAAGGCGAAGAAGAAGGCGCACTTTGACGATGAGCACAG CCATCGAGCGGTTAACACAGCACTGTGGTGTAATTTTCTTGTCTTTTCGTTGAAGTTTGGTGTATGGCTTTCAACATCTAGTCATGTTATGCTAGCTGAGCTAGTGCACTCAGTTGCAGACTTCGCTAACCAG GCTCTTCTTGCATATGGCTTGAGCAGCTCAAGACGTGCTCCAGATGCTCTACACCC CTATGGTTATTCAAAAGAAAGATTTGTATGGTCCTTGATATCTGCAGTTGGAATATTTTGTTTGGGTTCAGGTGCTACCATTGTGCATGGAGTTCAGAACTTATGGAATTCGCAA CCCCCTGAGAACATCCACTATGCTGCATTAGTGATTGGTGGGTCCTTCCTAATTGAAG GTGCTTCACTGCTGGTTGCTATAAAGGCTGTTAGGAAGGGTGCAGCAGCAGAAGGAATGAGTATCAGGGACTACATCTGGCGTGGTCATGATCCAACTTCAGTTGCTGTCATGACTGAA GATGGTGCTGCTGTTACAGGTCTTGCAATTGCTGGAGCATCTTTGGTGGCTGTTCAAACCACAGGCAATGCTATGTATGATCCAATTGGCTCCATCATTGTTGGCAACTTACTGGGAATG GTTGCTATTTTTCTAATCCAGAGAAACAGGCATGCTTTAATTGGAAGGGCTATTGATGATCATGACATGCAGCGTGTTCTTGAGTTTCTGAAGGCTGATCCG GTTGTAGATGCTCTTTATGATTGCAAAAGTGAGGTGATTGGACCAGGATTCTTTAGATTCAAAGCTGAAATTG ATTTCAATGGAGTAGTCCTGGTGCAGAATTATTTGGAAAGGACTGGACGTGGAGAATGGGCAAAACAG TTCCGGGAGGCTTCATTGTCCGAGGATGATACGGAGTTAATAAGGGTCATGTCTAACTACg GTGAGGATGTAGTCGAAGCTCTTGGGTATGAAGTGGATCGGCTGGAGTCAGAGATCCAAAAGATTGTGCCTGGGATTAAACATGTTGACATTGAAGCACACAACCCAGAAGGGCTTTCACTTTAG